A window from Vanessa cardui chromosome 21, ilVanCard2.1, whole genome shotgun sequence encodes these proteins:
- the LOC124539011 gene encoding uncharacterized protein LOC124539011, which yields MLLWCIYFVLFVSCGATVSKYDVKVKEKVPLNNNLTKQYINITYNKNNFTKNVILKSANSFHVREPNKSGINLIAIVNKEEIYSVLKHLRTIGALKISASVKCMKRIMQPTHNIKRLADTSIQHYASLFNGLMKKIPEDAYENNIDKEFIILNLVVTANEIVYDINKNILRKIINQTKITPLDKKKENNTIINVKEELYDNYLDGKKEYMEYICLYYKICRMYPAYSDYIAVVINEILKLPRNRFNYFMTNFIVLMKEQANFFKTFLGDKLVSKINDNLEEIFYRDIKNTRTILISLQKLLLGKHKLISPNNKNDKTILKAIIILIDIVDKAFDNDENDMFSIFFDNTIIFFRNWAKVGEENIARSMGNFVRHFVNTLRYNWKTFVREEVKTLLDIIITGKTKNKEVYKYLFTEGSRFVKSKPETKSDGEV from the exons ATGCTTTTATGGTgcatttattttgttctttttgtaAGCTGTG gtGCAACTGTATCTAAATATGATGTAAAGGTGAAGGAGAAAGttccattaaataataatttgacgaaacaatatataaacataacatataacaaaaataatttcacaaaaaatgttatactaAAATCTGCAAATTCATTCCATGTACGTGAACCGAATAAATCAGGAATAAATCTGATAGCGATAGtaaataaagaagaaatatACAGTGTTCTAAAACATTTACGTACAATCGGTGCATTGAAAATATCAGCTTCCGTTAAATGTATGAAAAGAATCATGCAGCCTACGCATAACATAAAGAGACTAGCAGATACTTCAATACAACACTACGCTTCATTGTTTAAtggattaatgaaaaaaatacccGAGGATGCATATGAAAACAATATCGACAAGGAATTTATCATTCTGAACTTAGTGGTGACAGCAAATGAAATAgtgtatgatataaataaaaatattttacgcaaAATCATTAACCAGACAAAGATTACTCCACttgataaaaagaaagaaaataatacaataatcaaTGTAAAAGAAGAACTTTACGACAATTATCTCGACGGTAAGAAAGAATACATGGAGTATATATGtctctattataaaatatgcagGATGTATCCCGCTTATTCAGATTACATAGCAGttgttataaatgaaatactaaAGTTACCGAGGAacagatttaattatttcatgacAAATTTTATCGTTTTAATGAAAGAACAAGCCAactttttcaaaacatttttaggtGATAAATTAGTTTCAAAAATCAATGATAACTTGGAGGAGATATTTTACCGTGACATAAAGAATACACGCACGATATTGATATCATTACAAAAGTTATTGCTcggtaaacataaattaatatcaccCAATAATAAGAatgataaaactatattaaaggctattattatattaatagacaTAGTCGACAAAGCCTTTGACAATGACGAAAATGACatgtttagtatatttttcgataatacaattatattcttTCGTAATTGGGCGAAAGTCGGAGAAGAAAATATAGCTAGGTCGATGGGAAATTTCGTACGTCACTTTGTGAATACACTTAGGTATAATTGGAAAACGTTTGTAAGGGAAGAGGTGAAAACGCTTCTAGATATAATAATCACAGGAAAGACTAAGAATAAGGAGGTttacaagtatttatttactgaaGGTTCGAGGTTTGTCAAATCAAAACCTGAGACGAAAAGTGATGGTGAAGTGTAA